In Ignavibacteriales bacterium, the following proteins share a genomic window:
- the ygfK gene encoding putative selenate reductase subunit YgfK, protein MRTIEFHHLLNWIFNEYKNHKSIFGIPSEKFFFKKDFKTLEVFGELLETPIGPAAGPHTQLAQNIISAFLTGGRFFELKTVQILDNLEIDKPCIDAEDEGYNVEWSQELSLGESYDEYIKAWILIHLLNEIFHFSPLEEKGFIFNMSVGYDLKGIKSPGMDTFINQLKDASINKTFNTYKESLLALLKNGYYKNLLKNGFGIEHIFDDKIEICIECLERITPNISNSVTLSTMHGCPPDEIEAIAKYLIKEKGLHTYVKLNPTLLGYEFVENTLRSLGYKYVQLDKDAFNHDLQFTGAVPMLNRLKEFAKENNREFGVKLSNTLGMKNKKGALPGSDMYMSGRALYPLTINLASKLASEFNGDLNISFSGGGSIHNAEKILSAGIYPITFVTDLLKPGGYNRLYQITEQVTRVWELEPRGRKINFDKLKSLAEYSLTDIDYRKDAREINSIKVPLKLPQLDCYIAPCQEACPIHQDVAEYIQLIEENRFEEAFEVVTAKNPLPHITGYICDHQCMYHCTRWDYESPVLIRDLKKIAAEKGFPEYLEKLGARSQKSVKNNSAAVKVAVIGSGPSGLAAGYFLAKSGFEVTIFEKTEKAGGTVQHVIPNFRLPQDAIDKDIEFIKLFGVKFEFGISSDFSLDELRNQGFKYFYLAIGAGKSRELKLAGNNKNVLDAISFLKQFHKDEKPVLGKTVAVVGGGNSAMDGARAAIRCCGVEKVYIIYRRTKEFMPADKEEFDAAINDGVIFKELLLPVEFSSNKLQCQKMILGGIESDGRRKVLPAENEFTEIEVDSVISAIGEVVELDILKKNNLSLDKSSSIITNNTTNETELENVFIGGDALRGPATVVEAIADGKKTADAIIRKENIKLEENYQIKFDLTKREKTLIKRKGVVSVQSESDLILESSRCLSCNFICNKCVEVCPNRSNIAIEISDLAFRQTGSPTLRFSDSQFKDKYQILHIDGMCNECGNCETFCPYTGAPYKNKFTLFWSDDNFNKSKNDGFYLRPSKSENIQAFKIRLASVEGEFEFDKSSNLIGWNSELYESAGFSKYTTLILNIYKNYSYLLDPTT, encoded by the coding sequence ATGAGAACCATCGAGTTTCATCACTTATTGAACTGGATTTTTAATGAATATAAAAATCACAAATCAATTTTTGGAATACCTTCAGAAAAATTTTTCTTTAAGAAGGATTTTAAAACTTTAGAAGTCTTTGGTGAATTATTAGAAACGCCTATCGGTCCCGCTGCTGGACCGCATACTCAGTTAGCGCAAAATATTATTTCCGCTTTTCTTACCGGAGGAAGATTTTTTGAATTAAAGACCGTCCAAATCCTGGATAACCTTGAAATAGACAAACCCTGTATAGATGCTGAAGATGAGGGTTACAATGTTGAATGGTCGCAGGAATTATCGCTCGGTGAATCTTACGATGAGTATATAAAGGCATGGATTCTCATTCACCTGCTGAATGAAATATTCCATTTCTCTCCTTTAGAAGAGAAAGGATTTATTTTTAATATGAGCGTTGGTTATGATCTTAAAGGAATTAAGTCGCCGGGAATGGATACATTTATAAACCAATTAAAAGATGCCTCCATCAATAAAACCTTTAATACTTATAAAGAATCTTTACTCGCTCTGCTAAAAAATGGTTACTACAAGAATTTACTGAAAAACGGATTTGGAATAGAACACATCTTTGATGATAAAATTGAAATCTGCATTGAATGCCTTGAAAGAATAACACCAAACATTTCTAACTCAGTCACACTTTCAACAATGCATGGCTGCCCTCCGGATGAGATTGAAGCAATTGCCAAATATTTGATTAAAGAAAAAGGTCTTCACACTTACGTTAAATTAAATCCTACTTTACTTGGATATGAGTTTGTTGAAAACACTTTGCGTTCGCTTGGTTACAAATATGTTCAACTTGATAAAGATGCCTTTAACCACGATCTGCAATTTACTGGCGCGGTTCCAATGTTAAATCGTTTGAAAGAATTCGCCAAAGAAAACAACAGAGAGTTCGGGGTTAAGCTTTCCAATACTTTGGGAATGAAGAATAAAAAAGGGGCGCTTCCAGGGAGCGACATGTATATGTCCGGAAGAGCATTGTATCCATTAACAATTAATCTTGCCAGCAAATTAGCTTCTGAGTTTAATGGAGATTTAAATATTTCTTTCTCCGGCGGCGGATCGATCCACAATGCGGAAAAAATTCTTTCCGCAGGAATTTATCCAATTACTTTTGTGACCGATTTGCTTAAGCCCGGTGGTTATAATCGATTGTATCAAATTACAGAGCAGGTAACCCGTGTTTGGGAATTAGAACCGAGAGGAAGGAAAATAAATTTTGATAAACTCAAGTCATTGGCTGAATATTCTTTGACTGATATTGATTATAGAAAAGATGCACGGGAAATTAATTCAATTAAAGTTCCTTTGAAATTACCTCAACTAGATTGTTACATTGCGCCTTGCCAGGAAGCCTGCCCAATTCATCAGGATGTTGCTGAGTACATACAACTGATTGAAGAAAATAGATTTGAAGAAGCGTTTGAAGTAGTTACAGCTAAAAATCCACTGCCTCATATTACTGGTTACATTTGCGATCATCAATGTATGTATCATTGCACGCGCTGGGATTATGAATCTCCGGTTTTAATTAGAGATCTTAAAAAAATTGCTGCTGAAAAAGGATTTCCGGAATATTTAGAGAAGCTGGGGGCAAGAAGTCAGAAGTCAGTAAAAAATAATTCAGCTGCAGTAAAAGTTGCTGTTATTGGCTCGGGACCTTCAGGATTAGCTGCCGGTTACTTTCTTGCAAAATCTGGGTTTGAAGTAACCATTTTCGAGAAAACAGAAAAAGCCGGTGGAACGGTCCAGCACGTTATTCCAAATTTCCGATTACCGCAGGATGCAATTGATAAAGATATTGAGTTTATAAAATTGTTTGGAGTGAAATTTGAATTTGGAATTAGTAGCGACTTTTCATTGGATGAATTAAGAAATCAAGGATTCAAATATTTTTATTTGGCAATCGGTGCTGGAAAATCGAGAGAATTAAAACTTGCTGGTAATAACAAAAATGTGTTAGACGCAATCAGCTTTTTAAAACAATTCCATAAAGATGAAAAGCCGGTGCTTGGAAAAACAGTAGCAGTAGTTGGAGGCGGAAACTCTGCAATGGATGGCGCCCGCGCAGCAATACGATGCTGCGGCGTGGAGAAGGTTTACATCATCTACCGGAGAACCAAGGAATTTATGCCCGCTGATAAAGAAGAATTTGATGCAGCAATAAACGATGGTGTGATATTTAAAGAACTATTATTGCCAGTTGAATTTTCCAGCAATAAATTACAATGCCAGAAGATGATACTTGGAGGAATTGAATCCGATGGAAGAAGAAAAGTGTTACCCGCAGAAAATGAATTTACAGAAATTGAAGTTGATTCCGTTATCTCTGCCATCGGTGAAGTAGTGGAACTTGATATTCTAAAAAAGAATAATCTTTCGTTGGACAAAAGTAGCTCTATAATAACAAACAACACCACAAATGAAACCGAATTGGAAAATGTTTTTATCGGAGGTGATGCTTTGCGCGGTCCCGCAACAGTTGTGGAAGCGATTGCGGATGGTAAGAAAACCGCTGATGCGATAATCAGAAAAGAGAATATAAAGCTTGAAGAAAATTATCAAATCAAATTCGATTTGACAAAAAGGGAAAAAACATTGATCAAAAGGAAAGGTGTTGTTTCCGTTCAAAGTGAAAGCGATTTGATTTTAGAATCTTCACGATGTTTGAGTTGTAATTTTATTTGCAATAAATGCGTGGAAGTTTGCCCGAACAGGTCAAATATAGCAATTGAAATCTCCGATCTTGCCTTTCGGCAAACAGGTTCTCCGACTCTCCGATTCTCCGATTCACAGTTCAAAGATAAATACCAAATCCTACACATAGATGGAATGTGTAACGAATGCGGAAACTGCGAAACATTTTGCCCTTACACCGGTGCACCCTATAAAAATAAATTTACTTTGTTCTGGAGTGATGATAATTTTAATAAAAGCAAGAATGATGGTTTTTATTTGCGACCATCAAAGTCCGAAAACATCCAGGCATTTAAAATAAGATTAGCTTCTGTTGAAGGTGAATTTGAGTTTGATAAAAGCAGTAACCTGATTGGCTGGAACTCAGAACTTTATGAAAGTGCGGGGTTTAGCAAATACACAACGTTGATTTTAAATATCTACAAAAATTATTCGTACTTATTAGATCCAACAACATAA
- a CDS encoding YgeY family selenium metabolism-linked hydrolase, with product MDYSKLILEKAEQYKDYTAANLSRLIQRKSLSTKEEKAARELKCQMEEANFDEVKIDGLGNVIGRIGSGKKIIAIDGHIDTVDIGNEENWNFDPLSGEIKDGFVHGRGSVDQKGGPAAFVTAGRILKELGLKNDVTIYFIGSVIEEDCDGLCWKYILEEDKIKPDCVIVTEPTNLNIYRGQRGRMEIEVSFYGVSSHGSAPERGKNAIYMASKAALEIEKMNERLAVDPFLGKGSVTVTEMISSSPSLCAVSDFAKIHLDRRLTWGEDKKLAINQVEEIVKEMKAKVEMLEYKEKAFTGLTYGMEKYYPTWKLEEDHPVIQTGVNAFKELFGKDALVDKWTFSTNGVVITGIYGIPVIGFGPGNEVFAHAPNEKVPVDDLVKASAFYAMFCESF from the coding sequence ATGGATTACTCAAAACTAATTTTGGAAAAAGCAGAACAATATAAAGATTACACTGCTGCAAATCTTTCAAGACTCATACAACGTAAATCGTTAAGCACAAAGGAAGAAAAAGCCGCGCGCGAATTAAAATGCCAGATGGAGGAAGCCAATTTTGATGAAGTAAAAATTGATGGGCTCGGAAATGTAATTGGAAGAATTGGCAGCGGCAAAAAAATTATAGCTATTGATGGACATATTGATACAGTTGATATTGGGAATGAAGAGAACTGGAATTTTGATCCGCTTTCCGGTGAAATTAAAGATGGTTTCGTTCATGGTAGGGGAAGCGTTGATCAGAAAGGTGGTCCGGCAGCTTTTGTAACTGCTGGAAGAATTTTAAAAGAACTTGGATTGAAAAACGATGTAACGATTTATTTTATCGGATCAGTTATAGAAGAAGATTGTGATGGTTTATGCTGGAAATATATTTTAGAAGAAGACAAAATAAAACCCGACTGCGTTATTGTTACCGAACCAACAAACTTAAACATCTACCGCGGGCAGCGTGGAAGAATGGAAATAGAAGTTTCCTTTTACGGGGTTTCATCTCATGGCTCTGCTCCGGAAAGAGGTAAGAATGCTATTTATATGGCATCAAAAGCTGCTCTTGAAATTGAAAAGATGAATGAACGGCTTGCAGTTGATCCTTTCCTTGGCAAAGGTTCGGTTACTGTTACAGAAATGATTTCTTCAAGTCCATCGCTTTGTGCTGTTTCCGATTTTGCAAAGATCCATCTTGATAGACGATTAACCTGGGGCGAAGATAAAAAGCTTGCAATCAATCAGGTTGAAGAAATTGTAAAAGAAATGAAAGCCAAAGTTGAGATGCTGGAATATAAAGAAAAAGCATTTACCGGTTTGACTTACGGAATGGAAAAATATTATCCAACCTGGAAATTGGAAGAAGACCATCCGGTTATACAAACTGGAGTGAATGCATTTAAGGAATTATTTGGCAAAGATGCTTTGGTTGATAAATGGACTTTTTCCACAAACGGAGTTGTGATAACTGGAATTTATGGAATACCGGTAATCGGTTTTGGGCCCGGCAATGAAGTGTTTGCACACGCACCAAACGAAAAAGTACCGGTGGATGATTTAGTAAAAGCATCCGCATTCTACGCTATGTTTTGTGAGAGCTTCTGA
- a CDS encoding ATP-binding protein — MNRNLLERVVNDQFESFRTRKSGIKRNIDLSKYLKSKQIIVITGVRRCGKSTLLKQISEFYKSFYYLNLDDERLIRFSVEDFDDLVLIWKKKQKSKVVLLDEIQNIKHWERFVRRLHDENYKIFITGSNAKLLSGELSTHLTGRHSRIELLPFSFEEYLRFRKYNYTESYKTTDNLSRLLKLTDEYIENGGFPEFLIYNDDEYLKRIYEDILYRDLITRFKIRESKSFRELANYLFTNFTSEVSYNALQRNLNFKSVVSVKNYIGYIQESYLIYQLFKYDFSLKKQLIYNKKIYVVDNGLRNQVAFRFSNDSGKLLENAVFLHLKNTGKEIYYFKNKKECDFIVKEKNKIITAIQATDVLTDANYEREIAGLLEAMNALNLKKGFIITRNQEERIKKEAKDIFVIPVYKWLLNAD, encoded by the coding sequence ATGAATAGAAATTTATTAGAGAGAGTAGTTAACGACCAATTTGAAAGTTTTAGAACTAGGAAATCTGGGATTAAGAGAAATATTGATTTAAGTAAGTATCTGAAAAGCAAACAAATAATCGTTATAACTGGTGTAAGAAGATGTGGAAAATCCACTCTTCTAAAACAAATATCGGAATTTTACAAATCCTTTTATTACTTAAACCTTGATGACGAAAGGTTAATTCGGTTTTCTGTAGAAGACTTTGATGATCTTGTACTTATATGGAAAAAGAAACAAAAATCTAAGGTGGTTTTGTTAGATGAAATACAAAATATAAAACACTGGGAAAGATTTGTCCGAAGACTTCACGATGAGAATTATAAAATATTTATAACTGGTTCAAATGCAAAATTACTTAGTGGTGAATTATCTACTCATTTAACCGGCAGACATTCCAGGATAGAATTATTACCTTTTTCTTTTGAAGAGTATCTTCGTTTTAGGAAATATAATTATACTGAAAGTTATAAGACTACAGATAATTTATCACGATTACTTAAACTTACAGATGAGTATATTGAAAACGGGGGCTTCCCTGAATTTTTAATTTACAATGATGATGAGTATCTGAAAAGAATTTATGAAGATATTCTTTACAGAGATTTGATAACGCGTTTTAAAATAAGAGAGAGTAAATCATTCAGAGAACTTGCAAATTATCTTTTCACAAACTTTACTTCGGAAGTAAGCTATAATGCGTTACAGAGGAATCTGAATTTTAAAAGTGTTGTTTCGGTAAAAAATTACATCGGTTACATTCAAGAGAGTTATTTGATTTATCAATTATTCAAATATGATTTCTCTTTGAAAAAACAATTAATTTATAATAAGAAAATTTATGTAGTAGATAATGGATTAAGGAATCAGGTTGCCTTCCGTTTTAGTAATGACTCGGGAAAGTTATTAGAAAATGCGGTATTCCTTCATTTGAAAAATACGGGTAAAGAAATTTATTATTTTAAGAACAAAAAAGAATGTGACTTTATTGTTAAAGAAAAGAATAAAATCATAACAGCAATACAGGCAACTGACGTTTTAACTGATGCCAATTATGAAAGAGAAATAGCTGGTTTACTTGAAGCGATGAACGCCTTAAATTTAAAGAAGGGTTTTATTATTACGCGGAACCAGGAAGAGAGAATTAAAAAAGAAGCTAAAGATATTTTTGTAATCCCGGTTTA